In Planktothrix sp. FACHB-1365, a single window of DNA contains:
- a CDS encoding SRPBCC family protein, which produces MTDWLEHSVQVEVPVPIDISWNLWSDLEQMPRWMKWIDSVTILEDNPDLSRWKLATGNFEFSWLSRILKQIPNQIIQWESVDGLPNRGAIRFYDRHGSSIVKLTISYAIPGILGQLMDNLFLGGVVESTIQKDLERFRDYAIESYSGSLN; this is translated from the coding sequence ATGACTGATTGGTTAGAACATAGTGTTCAAGTTGAAGTTCCCGTTCCGATTGATATCTCTTGGAATTTATGGTCAGATTTGGAACAAATGCCGCGTTGGATGAAATGGATTGATTCGGTTACAATTTTAGAGGATAATCCTGATTTATCTCGCTGGAAATTAGCAACGGGGAATTTTGAATTTAGTTGGTTATCTCGAATTTTGAAACAAATTCCTAATCAAATTATTCAATGGGAATCAGTGGATGGTTTGCCGAATCGAGGCGCAATTCGGTTTTATGATCGACATGGGAGTAGTATTGTTAAATTGACAATTTCTTATGCGATACCTGGAATTTTAGGCCAACTCATGGATAATTTGTTTTTGGGTGGTGTGGTGGAGTCTACCATTCAAAAGGATTTAGAACGGTTTCGAGATTATGCCATAGAATCCTATAGTGGTTCTTTGAATTAA
- a CDS encoding response regulator: MKLRKKTLLIIGAALIGLIVAMYLTASMLLVHDFRHLESRYVRQDVVRALNAINDDLDSLDIIAQDQAKWDDTYRFIDAHNDQYVVSNLVDTSFTDLRLNLFILINPQGEIVFSKGFDLQRHQEIPIPSSLSSHLTLKSPLLASLKPSDLSPIAIQGIIVLPESPLLVVARPILTSTASGPSRGVLILGRYLTGTEIERLADITQLSLTVDSITQDTENHKFLLFPQTQPYTEDIIATQAIRLESLNTEMAIASVPVGDLYGQPKLFLRVKVHRPIYKQGQTTLAYFTLFLFVVGLVFGGITLLLIEKLVLSRLTDLNTAVNEIGESGNLALRIDVNGEDELSSLAEAINGMLQALADAQSQGQESEQRYRLMAENSTDMITRHSPEGVFLYASPACRTLLGYEPEELVGKALPYFIYPDDLDVIVKAYRIILQQNVIYTIEYRICHKNGDYIWFETTSSAIRNSTTGSVQEIIGVSRDISERKQREQQLQDSEASIRSLYQITSCQDLNFETRLQQILELGCTKFGLEYGILSQVTLDPSSALELSEEKNYFYHIIAVVSPNDSIQKGQIYKLEDTFCKITIQSKQPLYFESIKFSGLSFCPAYKNFPIEAYMGTPVIVEGEVYGTLCFWSSQPLSDPFQAVDRDLLKLMAQWIGGEIERQETATALAKARDQALAATRAKSEFLATMSHEIRTPMNAVIGMTGLLLDTPLTPMQQDFVETIRSSSDALLCLINDILDFSKIESGKLDLENHPFNLRTCIEESLDLLVTKAASKNLDLVYLIDPCTPNQIIGDMARLRQILVNLLSNAVKFTESGEVVVSVTAEKLDDSISEKEINEEKYPHQDSSIHYPLPCSYYEIKVAVQDTGIGISPTGMERLFQSFSQVDSSINRQYGGTGLGLAISKRLAELMGGQMWVESQGATAGDPPANFKLEQSLDSFCLLEGEGGDEEDNKTEKIKKTCKGSTFYFTVLAQSCSNLSSEWSTLHELAGKRLLIVDDNSSSRQMLKLQTQAWGMSSQTVKNGTRALDFLHRKQFDVAIIEMQMAAMDGLTLAKQIRQLPSCQNLPLILLTSVGGKNLGKSKSIEIAACLNKPIKQSQLYNVLINILGGEPLEVHVQSQTYLHSRNRGTLRTSQDIPLLAEKLPLRILLAEDHLVNQKVALQILQRMGYRADVAGNGFEVLEALRRQPYDVILMDMQMPEMDGLEASRQIQKLYGNSQKSQMMRPRIIAVTANAMESDRNECINAGMDDYISKPIRMEQLIQVLSKCQPLQELAVTLDSEITNYKTYNGVLNSPYPLTLISPNPPILDHKVLQGLREVEALEEVIEIYFHTAPELLEAIAVAIANLDAQELQPAAHSLKSISGTLGAFNLSEQCQKLELLARHCNQAQNLLPQSESETIYGQIEIEFEKVKIALQEQLSRNQ; this comes from the coding sequence ATGAAATTGCGAAAGAAAACACTGCTCATTATAGGTGCAGCCCTGATTGGGTTAATCGTGGCTATGTATCTTACCGCATCGATGTTGCTGGTGCATGATTTCCGCCATCTGGAAAGTCGGTATGTCCGTCAAGATGTAGTGCGAGCTTTAAATGCGATTAATGATGACTTAGATAGTTTAGATATTATCGCTCAGGATCAAGCAAAATGGGATGATACCTATCGCTTTATTGATGCTCACAACGATCAATATGTGGTTTCTAACTTAGTAGATACCTCCTTTACAGATCTGCGGCTGAATTTATTTATTTTAATCAATCCTCAAGGAGAAATTGTTTTTAGTAAAGGATTTGATTTGCAACGTCACCAAGAAATACCGATTCCCTCGAGTCTATCTTCCCATCTTACCTTAAAAAGTCCCCTTTTAGCGAGTCTCAAACCATCAGATTTATCACCCATTGCCATTCAAGGTATTATTGTTTTACCTGAAAGTCCTTTATTAGTAGTCGCCCGACCGATTTTAACCAGTACCGCATCGGGCCCAAGCCGAGGAGTATTAATTTTAGGACGGTATTTGACCGGAACAGAAATTGAACGATTAGCTGATATTACTCAACTCTCCTTAACCGTTGACTCCATTACTCAAGACACAGAAAATCATAAATTTTTATTATTTCCTCAAACCCAACCTTATACGGAAGACATTATTGCAACCCAAGCCATTCGCCTGGAATCTTTGAATACAGAAATGGCGATCGCATCGGTTCCCGTAGGGGATTTATATGGTCAACCGAAATTATTTTTACGGGTTAAAGTTCATCGTCCGATTTATAAACAAGGTCAAACAACTTTAGCTTATTTCACATTATTTTTATTTGTAGTTGGGTTAGTTTTTGGAGGGATCACCCTATTATTAATCGAAAAATTAGTGTTATCTCGTCTAACTGATCTCAATACTGCGGTTAATGAAATTGGGGAAAGTGGGAATTTAGCCTTAAGAATTGATGTTAATGGAGAGGATGAATTATCCAGTTTGGCGGAGGCGATTAATGGAATGTTACAAGCTTTAGCAGATGCTCAATCTCAAGGACAGGAAAGTGAACAGCGCTATCGTCTCATGGCGGAAAACTCTACAGATATGATTACCCGCCATTCTCCAGAAGGAGTCTTTTTATATGCGTCTCCCGCTTGTCGGACGTTATTAGGATATGAACCGGAAGAATTAGTGGGAAAAGCCTTACCCTATTTCATCTATCCTGATGATTTAGATGTGATTGTTAAAGCTTATCGAATTATTTTACAACAGAATGTTATCTACACGATAGAATATCGAATTTGTCATAAAAACGGCGATTATATTTGGTTTGAAACCACCAGTAGTGCCATTCGTAATTCTACCACAGGAAGCGTTCAGGAAATTATTGGGGTATCCCGCGATATTAGTGAACGTAAACAACGAGAACAACAACTTCAAGACAGTGAAGCCTCGATTCGATCCCTGTATCAAATTACGTCTTGTCAAGACTTAAATTTTGAAACACGACTGCAACAAATTTTAGAATTAGGCTGTACTAAATTTGGTTTAGAATATGGTATTTTATCCCAGGTAACACTTGACCCTTCCTCCGCATTAGAACTATCGGAAGAGAAAAACTATTTTTATCATATTATTGCCGTTGTTTCTCCCAATGATTCAATTCAAAAGGGACAGATTTATAAATTAGAAGATACCTTTTGTAAAATTACAATTCAATCAAAACAACCCCTTTATTTTGAATCTATTAAATTTTCTGGTTTGTCTTTTTGTCCCGCTTATAAAAATTTCCCTATTGAAGCATATATGGGAACTCCAGTGATTGTTGAAGGAGAGGTTTATGGAACCCTCTGTTTTTGGAGTTCTCAACCCTTATCTGACCCTTTTCAAGCGGTGGATCGAGATTTGTTAAAATTAATGGCTCAATGGATAGGGGGTGAAATTGAACGTCAAGAAACAGCAACGGCTTTAGCAAAAGCACGGGATCAAGCTTTAGCCGCAACCCGGGCAAAAAGTGAATTTTTAGCCACTATGAGTCATGAAATTCGGACTCCGATGAATGCTGTCATTGGGATGACCGGGTTACTTTTGGATACCCCCTTAACCCCCATGCAGCAAGATTTTGTAGAAACGATTCGCAGTAGTAGTGATGCGTTATTATGTTTAATTAATGATATTTTAGATTTTTCTAAAATTGAATCAGGAAAGTTGGATTTAGAAAATCATCCCTTTAATTTAAGAACTTGTATTGAAGAATCCCTAGATTTATTAGTAACCAAGGCGGCGAGTAAAAATCTTGATTTAGTTTATTTAATTGATCCGTGTACCCCTAATCAAATTATTGGGGATATGGCAAGATTACGCCAAATTTTAGTTAATCTTTTAAGTAATGCGGTGAAATTTACGGAGTCGGGAGAAGTAGTCGTGTCTGTCACCGCAGAAAAACTGGATGACTCCATCTCGGAAAAAGAGATTAACGAAGAAAAATACCCCCATCAAGACAGTTCAATTCATTATCCCCTTCCTTGTTCTTATTATGAAATTAAAGTGGCTGTTCAGGATACGGGAATTGGCATTTCTCCGACCGGAATGGAACGTTTATTTCAGTCCTTTAGTCAAGTAGATTCTTCAATTAATCGTCAATATGGGGGTACCGGTTTAGGATTAGCCATTAGTAAACGATTAGCTGAACTCATGGGGGGGCAAATGTGGGTCGAAAGTCAAGGCGCAACAGCCGGAGATCCCCCAGCTAATTTTAAACTGGAACAATCTTTAGATTCCTTTTGTTTATTAGAGGGAGAAGGCGGAGATGAGGAGGACAATAAAACGGAAAAAATCAAAAAAACTTGTAAAGGTTCAACGTTCTATTTTACGGTTTTAGCTCAGTCCTGTTCTAATTTATCTTCTGAATGGTCAACCCTGCATGAATTAGCCGGAAAACGATTATTAATTGTAGATGATAACAGCAGCAGTCGCCAAATGTTAAAGTTACAAACCCAAGCTTGGGGAATGTCAAGTCAAACTGTTAAAAATGGGACGAGAGCGTTGGACTTTTTACACCGCAAACAGTTTGATGTTGCCATTATTGAAATGCAAATGGCGGCTATGGATGGATTAACCTTAGCAAAACAAATTCGTCAGTTACCCTCCTGTCAAAATTTACCTTTAATTTTATTAACGTCTGTGGGGGGGAAAAACTTAGGGAAATCTAAATCGATTGAAATTGCGGCTTGTTTGAATAAACCGATTAAACAATCCCAACTTTACAACGTTTTAATTAATATTTTAGGCGGCGAACCTTTAGAGGTTCATGTTCAAAGTCAAACTTATTTACATAGTCGAAATCGAGGAACTTTGCGAACATCCCAGGATATTCCGTTATTAGCGGAGAAATTACCTTTACGGATTTTATTAGCCGAAGATCATCTGGTTAATCAAAAAGTTGCCTTACAAATTTTACAACGGATGGGATATCGGGCGGATGTCGCTGGAAACGGTTTTGAAGTCTTAGAGGCGTTACGTCGCCAACCCTATGATGTGATTTTGATGGATATGCAAATGCCGGAAATGGATGGGTTAGAAGCGTCCCGTCAGATTCAAAAATTATATGGAAATTCCCAAAAATCTCAAATGATGCGACCTCGAATTATTGCGGTAACGGCAAATGCTATGGAAAGCGATCGCAATGAATGTATTAATGCAGGTATGGATGACTATATTAGTAAGCCCATTCGCATGGAACAATTGATCCAAGTTCTGAGTAAATGTCAACCGCTTCAAGAACTTGCCGTTACCTTAGACTCAGAAATAACCAACTATAAAACATATAATGGAGTTTTAAATTCCCCCTATCCTTTAACCCTCATCAGTCCCAACCCCCCCATTTTAGATCATAAAGTGTTACAGGGTTTAAGGGAAGTAGAAGCTTTAGAAGAAGTGATTGAGATTTACTTTCATACCGCCCCGGAATTGTTAGAAGCGATCGCCGTTGCAATTGCTAATCTGGATGCTCAGGAATTACAACCAGCGGCTCATTCTTTAAAATCCATTAGTGGGACTCTCGGTGCTTTCAACTTATCAGAACAATGTCAAAAATTAGAACTCCTCGCTCGTCACTGTAATCAAGCTCAAAATCTCTTACCCCAAAGTGAAAGTGAAACGATTTATGGCCAAATTGAAATCGAGTTTGAGAAAGTCAAAATTGCCTTGCAAGAGCAATTAAGCCGTAATCAGTAA
- a CDS encoding pseudouridine synthase produces MDERLQKIMAQWGIASRRHAEELIQAGRVRVNGNIAHLGQKADPNHDDIEVDGKPIHPSRRPVPIYLLLNKPLGVVSTCLDPNGRPSVLDLLPRKLRVGEGIHPVGRLDIDSTGALLLTNDGELTFRLTHPRHFIPKTYQVWVAGNPPDSALQAWRQGVMLAGRKTLPAQVRCIQQIPGHKALLEVILYEGRNRQIRRVAEQLGYPVVKLHRTAIGSIQLHPPEQPALPEGQYRALSASEIEFLRNPTSSPLVSVPIHPVENKE; encoded by the coding sequence ATGGATGAAAGGCTACAAAAAATTATGGCTCAATGGGGTATTGCCTCGCGGCGTCATGCGGAAGAACTGATCCAAGCAGGACGGGTGCGAGTCAATGGCAATATTGCTCATTTGGGACAAAAAGCCGATCCAAACCATGATGATATTGAGGTAGATGGGAAACCCATTCATCCGTCAAGGCGACCCGTGCCCATCTATTTACTGCTCAATAAACCTTTAGGAGTTGTATCTACTTGTTTAGACCCGAACGGACGACCTTCCGTTTTGGATCTACTTCCCCGTAAACTGCGGGTGGGTGAAGGCATTCATCCGGTTGGGCGGTTGGATATAGATTCTACAGGAGCATTATTGCTGACCAACGATGGAGAATTAACATTTCGTTTAACTCATCCTCGTCATTTTATTCCTAAAACTTATCAAGTCTGGGTTGCTGGAAATCCACCGGATTCAGCATTACAGGCTTGGCGTCAGGGTGTCATGTTAGCAGGAAGAAAAACCCTCCCTGCTCAAGTCCGGTGTATCCAACAAATTCCAGGCCATAAGGCATTATTAGAAGTGATTTTATACGAGGGTAGAAATCGGCAAATTCGCCGAGTGGCGGAGCAATTGGGCTATCCCGTTGTTAAACTACACCGGACTGCTATTGGTTCAATTCAACTCCACCCCCCTGAACAGCCTGCATTACCAGAAGGTCAGTATCGTGCTCTGAGTGCATCTGAAATTGAGTTTTTACGAAATCCCACTTCCTCACCATTGGTTAGTGTGCCCATTCACCCTGTAGAAAACAAGGAGTAA
- the malQ gene encoding 4-alpha-glucanotransferase produces MPFPRSSGILLHPTSLPSPFGVGDIGPVAYQFIDFLRNSAQQLWQVLPLGPTGFGNSPYLSYSAFAGNPLLISLELLKEDELLTDEDLANPPKFPSHIVNFDAVKPFKDKLFQKACKAFKENATSDQEKEFNHFCSRSNYWLDDYAIFMALKEALNGESWNQWDEDIARRKQEALHKWGEKLAEPIYYHKFLQFQFFKQWGKLKLYANEQGIQLFGDLAIYVAHDSADVWSHPEIFSLDGETGEASLMAGVPPDYFSATGQLWGNPVYNWERLQQEGFHWWIQRVESLLGYLDLIRIDHFRGLESYWGVAQGETTAINGRWIEAPGDAFFSLLNEKLGTLPIIAEDLGIITPEVEELRDKYGFPGMKILHFAFDSGPDNPYLPYNYNSANWVVYTGTHDNDTTVGWFNRRTLQEQARVTRYLGCTSDYGIHWDLIRLAMSCVANQAIFPLQDILGLGSEAKMNMPGEAEGNWAWRFQPGMLTEEIAERLKFFTETYGRQPRNQ; encoded by the coding sequence ATGCCATTTCCCCGTTCTAGCGGTATCCTACTGCATCCCACGTCCTTACCGAGCCCTTTTGGCGTGGGAGACATTGGCCCCGTCGCCTATCAATTTATTGATTTTCTCAGAAATAGTGCTCAACAATTGTGGCAAGTGTTACCCCTTGGCCCCACTGGATTTGGCAATTCTCCTTATTTATCCTATTCGGCTTTTGCTGGAAATCCCTTATTAATTAGTTTAGAACTCTTAAAAGAGGATGAATTATTAACCGACGAAGATTTAGCAAATCCCCCTAAATTTCCTAGCCATATTGTTAATTTTGATGCGGTTAAACCCTTTAAAGATAAACTGTTTCAAAAAGCCTGTAAAGCTTTTAAAGAAAATGCCACATCTGACCAAGAGAAAGAATTTAATCATTTTTGTTCTCGCAGCAACTATTGGTTAGATGATTATGCAATTTTCATGGCTCTCAAAGAAGCTTTGAATGGGGAAAGTTGGAATCAATGGGATGAAGATATTGCCCGACGCAAACAGGAAGCTTTACACAAATGGGGAGAAAAATTAGCTGAACCCATTTATTATCATAAATTCCTCCAGTTTCAATTTTTTAAACAATGGGGAAAACTCAAACTTTATGCGAACGAACAAGGCATACAACTGTTTGGGGATTTAGCGATTTATGTCGCCCATGATAGTGCCGATGTTTGGTCACATCCTGAAATCTTTTCCTTAGATGGAGAAACCGGAGAAGCTTCATTAATGGCGGGTGTTCCCCCGGATTATTTTAGTGCAACGGGTCAATTGTGGGGAAATCCCGTTTATAATTGGGAACGTTTACAACAAGAAGGATTCCATTGGTGGATACAACGAGTTGAATCTTTATTAGGCTATTTAGATTTAATTCGGATTGATCATTTTCGAGGTTTAGAATCCTATTGGGGGGTCGCTCAAGGAGAAACAACTGCCATTAATGGTCGCTGGATAGAGGCGCCTGGAGATGCCTTTTTTAGCTTATTAAATGAGAAATTAGGCACATTACCCATTATTGCGGAAGATTTAGGAATTATTACCCCAGAAGTCGAAGAATTGCGCGATAAATATGGTTTCCCCGGAATGAAAATCCTACATTTTGCCTTTGATTCCGGGCCAGATAATCCTTATTTACCCTATAATTATAATTCGGCGAATTGGGTTGTTTATACCGGAACCCATGATAACGATACAACCGTTGGTTGGTTTAACCGTCGTACCTTACAGGAACAAGCTAGAGTTACCCGCTATTTAGGTTGTACCTCCGACTATGGCATTCATTGGGATTTAATTCGGTTAGCCATGTCCTGTGTGGCAAATCAAGCCATTTTCCCCCTTCAGGATATTCTAGGATTAGGCAGTGAAGCTAAAATGAATATGCCCGGAGAAGCTGAAGGTAACTGGGCTTGGCGTTTTCAACCGGGAATGTTAACTGAAGAAATCGCCGAACGCCTGAAATTTTTCACGGAAACCTACGGTCGTCAACCCCGGAATCAGTAA
- a CDS encoding DUF4079 domain-containing protein, whose amino-acid sequence MNLPSFLWLWKIAAWSMGCSVFAYFVLAMTGGWMLYSRQSKQPRPKKLRTLHYFVGGGMVCLVLALLAIGLVGTLGYYGSLGHSIHLAAGLIVVSLVLGSAWSATQINPKNPWARSLHISLNIGLFFAFTAVSLSGWVIVQKYLP is encoded by the coding sequence ATGAATTTACCGTCGTTTTTGTGGTTGTGGAAAATTGCGGCTTGGTCAATGGGATGTTCGGTGTTCGCTTACTTCGTCTTAGCGATGACCGGGGGATGGATGCTGTATTCACGCCAAAGTAAACAACCTCGACCCAAGAAACTGAGAACCCTCCATTATTTTGTCGGTGGGGGGATGGTGTGTTTAGTTTTGGCTTTACTGGCCATTGGTTTAGTGGGAACCCTTGGATATTATGGCAGTTTAGGCCATTCGATTCATTTGGCAGCTGGATTAATTGTGGTGAGTTTAGTGTTAGGATCAGCGTGGAGTGCCACCCAAATTAATCCTAAAAATCCTTGGGCGCGATCGCTTCATATTAGTTTGAATATCGGTTTATTTTTTGCCTTTACTGCGGTTTCTTTATCCGGGTGGGTGATTGTCCAGAAATATTTACCTTAA
- a CDS encoding TMEM165/GDT1 family protein, with protein MLTAFTAALLLITISELGDKTFFIAVILSSKYDRKMVFAGVVAALATMTVLSVAVGRVFSFLPPIYIHYAEIVLFALFGFKLLYDASKMAPEAGSHDEQEEALEVVKKADQKFVIGKTKWGTLLESFILTFAAEWGDRTQIATIALATFHNPYGVILGGIVGHTICAAIAVLGGKLIAGRLSERTITAIGGCLFLVFSAIALFEGSGSTPA; from the coding sequence ATGTTGACAGCTTTTACTGCCGCGCTCTTACTCATTACTATTTCAGAACTGGGCGATAAAACATTTTTTATTGCGGTTATTTTATCATCAAAATATGATAGAAAAATGGTGTTTGCTGGGGTAGTCGCGGCATTAGCAACCATGACCGTTCTTTCCGTTGCTGTGGGACGGGTCTTTTCGTTCTTACCGCCAATTTATATTCACTACGCCGAAATTGTTTTGTTTGCCTTGTTCGGATTTAAACTGTTATATGATGCTAGTAAAATGGCTCCAGAAGCGGGTAGTCATGATGAACAAGAAGAAGCCTTAGAAGTCGTCAAAAAAGCGGATCAGAAGTTTGTGATCGGAAAAACTAAATGGGGAACTTTATTAGAATCGTTTATATTAACCTTTGCAGCCGAATGGGGCGATCGCACTCAAATTGCCACCATCGCCTTAGCCACCTTTCATAATCCCTATGGAGTTATCCTAGGAGGAATTGTCGGACATACAATTTGTGCGGCAATTGCGGTATTAGGGGGGAAATTAATCGCCGGAAGATTATCAGAACGTACCATTACAGCCATTGGCGGTTGTCTATTTCTGGTTTTCAGTGCGATCGCATTATTTGAAGGAAGTGGAAGCACCCCAGCCTAA
- a CDS encoding RodZ family helix-turn-helix domain-containing protein: protein MKTDLFVLPFKVTKNPRQTFNSCDSELVQRLLEIGEQLRDTRLAHSLSLDMVAAYTRIRSHLLQSLEEGRMEQLPEPVYTQGLIRRYADALGLNGEELANFFLPEPPQMGVKSKLSFLSLPQLRPTHLYLTYILLIICAINGVSYLNKTANFAGVSGEQAATNPTETNPQLRQAVVQTPTQPTSRLVSASPSTTPSTVKPVEKVSETKPSVTATDEKAVEVGIVVKDQSWVLIEVDGKTEFEGMLEGGTQRSWKAKDKVVVVAGNAGGVLVTVNNGEAKRLGEPGRVEEAVFKVEDLSKS from the coding sequence ATGAAAACTGATTTATTTGTCTTACCGTTTAAAGTCACTAAAAATCCTCGCCAAACGTTTAATTCCTGTGACTCTGAATTGGTTCAACGATTATTAGAAATCGGAGAACAACTACGCGACACTCGTTTGGCTCATTCTTTATCTTTAGATATGGTGGCGGCTTACACCCGAATTCGTTCTCATTTATTACAATCTTTAGAAGAAGGTAGGATGGAGCAGCTACCCGAGCCGGTTTATACTCAAGGGTTAATTCGTCGCTATGCTGATGCTTTAGGTTTGAATGGAGAAGAACTCGCAAACTTTTTTCTTCCTGAACCTCCGCAAATGGGAGTAAAATCTAAACTTAGTTTCTTAAGTCTGCCTCAATTAAGACCTACCCATCTTTACCTAACTTATATCCTCTTAATTATTTGTGCCATTAATGGGGTTTCTTATCTAAATAAAACCGCTAATTTTGCAGGTGTATCGGGTGAACAGGCTGCTACAAATCCAACGGAAACTAATCCTCAACTCCGTCAGGCGGTAGTTCAAACTCCGACTCAACCCACCAGTCGTTTAGTATCTGCTTCTCCTTCTACAACTCCATCAACGGTAAAACCTGTTGAGAAAGTATCGGAAACAAAACCCTCTGTTACAGCGACAGATGAAAAGGCTGTAGAAGTGGGAATTGTTGTTAAAGATCAATCCTGGGTTTTAATTGAAGTCGATGGTAAAACCGAATTTGAAGGAATGTTAGAAGGAGGAACTCAACGCAGTTGGAAAGCCAAAGATAAAGTTGTTGTTGTGGCTGGAAACGCCGGAGGTGTTCTAGTAACAGTCAATAATGGAGAAGCTAAACGTCTCGGCGAACCCGGTCGCGTAGAAGAAGCCGTTTTCAAAGTCGAAGATTTATCTAAATCTTAA
- the zds gene encoding 9,9'-di-cis-zeta-carotene desaturase — MRVAIAGAGLAGMTTAIDLVDAGHDVEIFESRPFVGGKVSSWIDADGNHIEMGLHVFFGCYYNLFELMRKVGAIDNLRLKDHTHIFINRGGQTGSLDFRFITGAPFNGLKAFFTTSQLSVIDKLQNAIALGTSPIVRGLVDFEGAMKIIRELDRVSFADWFRSHGGSEGSLKRMWNPIAYALGFIDTENISARCMLTIFQFFAAKTEASVLRMLEGSPAEYLHKPIVNYLEQRGAKIHTRRRVRELQFEEIDGKTYVTGMVVAKGETEETIVADAYVCAGDVPGVQKMIPAAWRKWSEFDKIYKLEAVPVATVQLRFDGWVTELNDPEKRQQLKEAAGIDNLLYTADADFSCFSDLALSSPADYYREGQGSLLQLVLTPGDPFIKQNNEEIAQHVLKQVQDLFPSSRELNMTWYSVVKLAQSLYREGPGMDAYRPSQKTPVANFFLAGSYTQQDYIDSMEGATISGRQAAKAILESPFPPLKPSPVVV, encoded by the coding sequence ATGCGGGTTGCGATCGCAGGAGCAGGTTTAGCAGGCATGACTACGGCAATAGACCTCGTAGATGCCGGACACGACGTTGAAATTTTTGAATCTCGTCCCTTTGTGGGGGGGAAAGTCAGCAGTTGGATAGATGCCGATGGTAACCATATTGAAATGGGGTTGCACGTCTTTTTCGGCTGCTACTATAACTTATTTGAACTGATGCGAAAGGTGGGCGCTATTGACAACCTCCGGTTAAAAGACCATACCCACATTTTTATTAACCGAGGGGGACAGACCGGAAGTTTAGACTTTCGCTTCATTACCGGGGCACCTTTTAACGGGTTAAAAGCCTTTTTTACCACCTCCCAACTCTCCGTAATTGATAAACTGCAAAATGCTATTGCGTTAGGAACTAGCCCCATTGTTCGCGGGTTGGTAGACTTTGAAGGAGCGATGAAAATTATCCGCGAATTAGATCGGGTGAGTTTTGCCGACTGGTTTCGCAGTCATGGGGGTTCTGAAGGTAGTTTAAAACGGATGTGGAACCCCATTGCTTATGCGTTAGGATTTATCGATACCGAGAATATTTCCGCTCGGTGTATGTTAACAATTTTTCAATTTTTTGCCGCAAAAACAGAGGCATCTGTGCTGCGAATGTTGGAAGGATCTCCAGCAGAATATTTGCATAAACCTATTGTCAATTATTTAGAACAACGGGGGGCAAAAATTCATACTCGCCGTCGAGTTCGAGAACTGCAATTTGAGGAAATTGACGGGAAAACCTATGTTACTGGAATGGTGGTCGCCAAAGGAGAAACGGAAGAAACCATTGTTGCAGATGCTTATGTTTGTGCTGGCGATGTTCCGGGTGTGCAGAAAATGATTCCTGCGGCTTGGCGCAAATGGTCAGAATTTGACAAGATTTATAAATTAGAAGCGGTTCCCGTTGCCACGGTTCAACTGCGTTTTGATGGTTGGGTAACGGAATTAAATGATCCTGAAAAACGTCAACAACTCAAAGAAGCCGCAGGCATTGATAATTTATTATATACAGCCGATGCTGATTTCTCCTGTTTTTCCGATTTAGCGTTATCGAGTCCGGCGGATTATTATCGAGAAGGACAGGGATCTTTATTGCAGTTAGTGTTAACTCCGGGTGATCCCTTTATTAAACAAAATAACGAAGAAATTGCCCAGCACGTTTTGAAACAAGTTCAGGATTTATTTCCCAGTTCCCGTGAACTCAATATGACTTGGTATAGTGTGGTGAAATTAGCTCAATCTTTATATCGAGAAGGGCCGGGAATGGATGCCTATCGTCCGAGTCAAAAAACTCCCGTTGCTAATTTCTTTTTAGCCGGAAGTTACACACAACAAGATTATATTGATAGTATGGAAGGGGCAACGATTTCGGGACGACAAGCGGCTAAAGCGATATTAGAAAGTCCCTTTCCTCCGCTTAAACCTTCTCCTGTCGTTGTTTAA